The Pseudoliparis swirei isolate HS2019 ecotype Mariana Trench chromosome 1, NWPU_hadal_v1, whole genome shotgun sequence genome has a window encoding:
- the LOC130201573 gene encoding zinc finger protein 865-like, whose protein sequence is MFQFSKYPMDILEMLSGHQAHQFKGLGLERQLSHQQQVQLQHQQQLQQQHPPSADGSGGLLSGLGLGPLQSSRSNAFADSSSLFAKMSAPPPPPSISHQSQSSSSSHGSRKSSKMSGGGGGGGSGYPQFLRPFHPAEAALAQEQLHSGMGRFDFGGSGGGGAGVIGGVVAPAPPPPPLLHPGLSVPQPSSGPASSAPSPSTSSASSASNNPSGGTAVPLVGQSDPRSLHQQFSCMLAANQYFLSGVPTNSSLEQFLVQQGTHNHLGLGLGPGSESNSALAPPPALHSSHGHAAPPPQQQQQQQQPQALSNPHGHAHHPLHPAPQPPPLGGFDFQGIPVLSSNQLASLMQQEAGLPLPLPLQMSLSKDDAKTGDSSSSSASSGGSRRKKAMAGYLPQRKSETSSQSHGGGGGNCQSSSSGLVGGASGGVGISGIGSDPPHSSHLSSSSQQSSSAVSSSSSSSSSSSSAPPSSTSTSVLVANGNQQVSKSNPDGRGAAASSDRPEPEPLYHCGECGKTFTHLSSLRRHLRSHGLTPESQSRKSDCDSPSPERVFCCGECGKRFKKRGHLIQHSVTHSQNRPFGCAVCQKSFNRRESLTRHEKIHDEKPFRCPACGRCFRESTSLLNHAASGACGKPPRTSKNRVNGGGGSGGSNPSGGGKMGGGGREVIPNDGAAMTNDKYATDYSRNRYQSPSAYDDYRRSQSSLYSPESDMSNQTLRKAPLAPTLHPHPQSQPPPHHHHHPPPPPQQQQQQPHLPLSSLLDDSEDEVTSSAMSAIAAAAAASCDINTEGREGERRDIIGGLLGGLGFGNMGGPSPNGATVPLTHPGQPHAKPRRPRKPRDKRDPGHLVRRRRSPAPPGDGTERPYSCQICCKRFRRAETLRRHDRVHTGEKPHACDVCGKTFREPFHLTKHLTVHSGQKNYKCNLCGKMFAYAQSLVRHGKLHRKGEIDGQGRRIKGAAAALAQAAASGNPDYFSPCAQGEKSPTSGTPSARLYTCTVCWKSFRHYFHLTAHQQAAHGGGVGLEKSFRCEACGKAFAYSNSLVRHKLSQHGIERGAQRGGPAPPPGYSPLFYESGSGAGYAAASHMQQGNPAQQQQQQPHLQQQQAPHQQPQHPFHDRSKTQQKRPGPTRTPRKKKRRILIHSIMRDGKLVGVPLSKDTRRKLLVLRRRRGRLQAQIKKQKILAQLRVKGGAVRVTSWSGGAVRVAGLTSMEVPIKRFPCPICPSATFALPGALLVHRAARHSARSAGRRARLRCQACGRRSGSLLKALRHRGRHLKQAAFQCRRCRRRFWNPALLARHKFCCRGGAAARWALAKAESAPPHGATDNSPVQLMVAPVLVQPERSTVLTEYSQ, encoded by the coding sequence ATGTTCCAGTTCAGCAAATACCCCATGGACATCCTGGAGATGCTGAGCGGCCACCAGGCGCACCAGTTCAAGGGGCTGGGCCTGGAGCGCCAGCTGAGCCACCAGCAgcaggtgcagctgcagcaccagcagcagctgcagcagcagcacccgCCCTCGGCGGACGGCTCCGGGGGCCTCCTGTCGGGCCTCGGCCTCGGGCCCCTGCAGAGCTCCCGGAGCAACGCCTTCGCCGACTCGTCGTCGCTGTTCGCCAAGATGagcgcccctcccccgccgccgTCCATCTCCCACCAGAGCCAGTCGTCGTCCTCGTCCCACGGCTCCAGGAAGTCCAGCAAgatgagcggcggcggcggcggcggcggctcgggcTACCCTCAGTTCCTGCGGCCGTTCCACCCGGCCGAGGCGGCGCTGGCTCAGGAGCAGCTCCACTCGGGGATGGGCCGCTTTGACTTTGgcgggagcggcggcggcggcgcgggggTTATCGGCGGGGTCGTCGcgcccgcgccgccgccgcccccgctGCTGCACCCGGGTCTCTCCGTCCCGCAGCCCTCCTCCGGCCCCGCCTCCtcagctccctctccctccacctcctccgcctcctccgcctccaacaACCCCTCCGGCGGCACCGCGGTCCCCCTCGTCGGCCAGTCGGACCCCCGCAGCCTCCACCAGCAGTTCAGCTGCATGCTCGCCGCCAACCAGTACTTCCTGTCCGGCGTTCCCACCAACAGCAGCCTGGAGCAGTTCCTCGTGCAGCAGGGCACGCACAACCACCTgggcctgggcctgggccccGGCTCCGAGTCAAACTCGGCCCTGGCTCCTCCCCCGGCGCTCCACTCCTCGCACGGCCAcgcggctccgccccctcagcagcagcagcagcagcagcagccccagGCCTTATCTAACCCGCACGGCCACGCCCACCACCCGCTCCACCcggccccccagccccccccgcTGGGCGGCTTTGACTTCCAGGGCATCCCGGTGCTCTCCTCCAACCAGCTGGCGTCGCTCATGCAGCAGGAGGCGGGCCTcccgctgccgctgccgctgcaAATGTCGCTCTCCAAGGACGACGCCAAGACCGGCGACAGCTCGTCGTCGTCGGCCTCGAGCGGcggcagcaggaggaagaaggcGATGGCGGGCTACCTGCCGCAGAGGAAGTCGGAAACTAGCAGTCAGAgtcacggcggcggcggcggtaaCTGCCAAAGCTCCTCGTCGGGCCTCGTGGGCGGAGCCTCCGGGGGCGTTGGCATAAGCGGCATCGGGAGCGATCCGCCGCACTCCTCCCACCTGTCGTCGTCCTCGCAGCAGTCGTCCtccgccgtctcctcctcctcctcctcctcctcctcctcctcgtccgccccgccctcctccacctccacctcggtGCTCGTGGCCAACGGCAACCAGCAGGTGTCTAAATCGAACCCGGACGGCCGCGGCGCCGCCGCTTCGTCCGACCGGCCGGAGCCGGAGCCGCTCTACCACTGCGGCGAGTGCGGCAAGACCTTCACGCACCTCTCCAGCCTGCGGCGCCACCTCCGCAGTCACGGGCTGACGCCGGAGAGCCAGAGCCGGAAGTCGGACTGCGACTCGCCGAGCCCGGAGCGCGTGTTCTGCTGCGGCGAGTGCGGCAAGCGCTTCAAGAAGAGGGGCCACCTCATCCAGCACAGCGTCACGCACTCCCAGAACCGGCCGTTCGGCTGCGCCGTCTGCCAGAAGTCCTTCAACCGGCGGGAGTCGCTCACCCGGCACGAGAAGATCCACGACGAGAAGCCCTTTCGCTGCCCGGCGTGCGGCCGCTGCTTCCGCGAGAGCACGTCCCTCCTCAACCACGCCGCCTCGGGTGCCTGCGGCAAACCGCCGCGGACCTCGAAGAACCGGGtcaacggcggcggcggcagcggcgggTCCAACCCGAGCGGCGGCGGTAAgatgggcggcggcggcagggAGGTGATCCCAAACGATGGGGCAGCAATGACTAACGACAAGTACGCCACGGATTATTCCAGAAACCGCTACCAGAGTCCGTCGGCCTACGACGACTACCGGCGGTCGCAGTCCTCGCTGTACTCGCCCGAGAGCGACATGAGCAACCAGACGCTGCGTAAGGCCCCTTTAGCTCCgaccctccacccccaccctcaGAGCCAGCCGCCgccgcaccaccaccaccacccgccgccgccgccgcagcagcagcagcagcagccacacctccccctctcctccctgttgGACGATTCAGAGGACGAGGTCACCAGCAGCGCCATGTCGGccatcgccgccgccgccgccgcctcctgcGACATCAACACGGAGGGCCGCGAGGGCGAGCGGCGGGACATCATCGGAGGCCTGCTGGGCGGGTTGGGGTTCGGTAACATGGGCGGCCCGTCGCCCAACGGCGCCACCGTGCCGCTCACCCACCCCGGCCAGCCGCACGCCAAGCCGCGGCGGCCGAGGAAGCCGCGGGACAAGCGAGACCCGGGCCACCTCGTCCGGAGAAGGCGGAGCCCCGCGCCGCCGGGCGACGGCACGGAGCGGCCGTACAGCTGCCAGATCTGCTGCAAGCGCTTCCGGCGGGCCGAGACCCTGCGGCGCCACGACCGCGTCCACACGGGCGAGAAGCCGCACGCCTGCGACGTGTGCGGCAAGACGTTCCGCGAGCCGTTCCACCTCACCAAGCACCTGACGGTGCACTCGGGCCAGAAGAACTACAAGTGCAACCTGTGCGGCAAGATGTTCGCCTACGCCCAGAGCCTGGTGCGGCACGGCAAGCTGCACCGCAAGGGCGAGATCGACGGCCAGGGCCGCCGGATCAAGggtgccgccgccgccctcgCCCAGGCGGCCGCCTCGGGGAACCCCGACTACTTCTCGCCGTGCGCCCAGGGCGAGAAGTCCCCGACGTCCGGCACGCCGTCGGCGCGGCTCTACACCTGCACCGTGTGCTGGAAGTCGTTCCGCCACTACTTCCACCTGACGGCGCACCAGCAGGCGGCGCACGGCGGCGGCGTCGGCCTGGAGAAGTCGTTCCGCTGCGAGGCGTGCGGCAAAGCCTTCGCCTACTCCAACAGCCTGGTGCGCCACAAGCTGTCGCAGCACGGCATCGAGCGCGGCGCCCAGCGCGGCGGCCCGGCCCCGCCGCCCGGATACTCGCCGCTCTTCTACGAGTCCGGGTCGGGCGCCGGCTACGCCGCGGCGTCTCACATGCAGCAGGGGAACCCGgcccagcagcaacaacagcagccgcatctacaacaacaacaagcgccACACCAGCAGCCGCAGCACCCTTTTCACGACCGCTCAAAAACCCAGCAGAAGCGCCCCGGGCCGACCCGCACGCCGCGGAAGAAGAAGCGGCGCATTCTGATCCACAGCATCATGCGCGACGGGAAGCTGGTGGGCGTGCCGCTGAGTAAGGACACGCGCAGGAAGCTGCtggtgctgaggaggaggaggggccggCTGCAGGCGCAGATCAAGAAGCAGAAGATCCTGGCCCAGCTGCGGGTGAAGGGCGGCGCCGTGCGCGTGACGTCGTGGAGCGGCGGTGCCGTGCGCGTCGCCGGGCTGACCTCCATGGAGGTCCCCATCAAGCGCTTCCCGTGCCCCATCTGCCCCAGCGCCACGTTCGCCCTACCGGGCGCCCTGCTGGTGCACCGCGCTGCGCGCCACTCGGCGAGGAGCGCGGGGCGCCGCGCCCGCCTGCGCTGCCAGGCGTGCGGCCGGCGCTCCGGCTCGCTGCTCAAGGCGCTGAGGCACCGCGGGCGCCACCTCAAGCAGGCGGCGTTCCAGTGCCGCCGGTGCCGCCGCCGCTTCTGGAACCCGGCGCTGCTCGCACGCCACAAGTTCTGCTGCCGGGGCGGGGCCGCGGCCCGCTGGGCGCTGGCGAAGGCCGAGTCGGCCCCGCCGCACGGCGCCACGGACAATTCACCGGTCCAGCTGATGGTCGCCCCGGTTCTGGTGCAGCCGGAGAGATCCACGGTTCTGACCGAGTACAGTCAGTAA